The following proteins are encoded in a genomic region of Alistipes shahii WAL 8301:
- a CDS encoding DUF4493 domain-containing protein, with amino-acid sequence MRKLLYLLASAAVMAGGCSEKKETPAGEGCGTIRIACEADATIDAAAAMAAVQGATRAAAKPDGKDFTLRIRGENFDKSWATVAAYNAEETAYTFPEGRYAITVTYGDPEAEGADKPYYAGATEVEVAARRTSTAQITATIGNAQTLVRATESFKKYYNNAEFTVTTGAGSIFTFRPCDAAEAEAVWVQAGKPLTLKGTARGQSQDGTSEGPLYTFTPEPLEAARPATRHIFTLDAKKAGSATLTVTLGEGYTETVELDVELNDEATE; translated from the coding sequence ATGAGAAAACTGCTTTACCTGCTTGCATCGGCGGCTGTCATGGCCGGAGGATGCTCCGAAAAGAAAGAGACCCCGGCCGGAGAGGGCTGCGGAACCATCCGCATCGCCTGCGAGGCCGACGCCACGATTGATGCCGCTGCGGCGATGGCCGCGGTTCAGGGCGCGACCCGCGCTGCGGCGAAACCCGACGGCAAAGATTTCACGCTCCGCATCCGGGGTGAAAATTTCGACAAAAGCTGGGCGACGGTCGCGGCGTATAACGCCGAGGAGACCGCCTACACCTTCCCCGAAGGCCGCTACGCGATCACGGTCACCTACGGCGATCCCGAAGCCGAAGGCGCGGACAAACCCTACTACGCAGGCGCGACCGAAGTGGAGGTCGCGGCGCGCCGCACCAGCACCGCGCAGATCACGGCGACGATCGGCAATGCGCAGACCCTCGTGCGCGCCACCGAGTCGTTCAAAAAATACTACAACAACGCGGAGTTCACCGTGACGACCGGAGCGGGCAGCATCTTCACGTTCCGTCCCTGCGACGCGGCCGAAGCGGAAGCCGTCTGGGTGCAGGCCGGAAAGCCGCTCACCTTGAAGGGTACGGCCCGGGGCCAGAGCCAGGACGGCACGTCGGAGGGGCCGCTCTACACCTTCACCCCCGAGCCGCTCGAAGCGGCACGCCCAGCCACGCGCCACATCTTCACGCTCGACGCCAAGAAGGCCGGCAGCGCGACGCTGACCGTCACCCTCGGCGAAGGATACACCGAGACCGTGGAACTCGACGTGGAACTCAACGACGAGGCCACCGAATAA
- a CDS encoding DUF4493 domain-containing protein produces the protein MKTFTKILTAAAATALLATGCVNEDPAYKNNEPGTPPDPNAKGYLTLADMSMRVVVDTDTETRPDDTSDETAKPQTRTDEAQPDVDTFIIEIRDATGKLALQETYGDLKVSIGEAGRLELPVGGYTMEVRSEEAATTPAAEWEHPVYFGSQEFVIEKNQTTPINEVVCTLNNIKVTLMCSKDLADQLTADTKSTVTLGETTMTFLKDETRAAYFMPQGETNTLKLHLEGAFADTPDAPVRINKSISGVKAGQWRKLSIVITYSDKGDIKLDIDVNDFMEDDEIPVNDPDNPGEPGLPVAPTLECPGYDLTKPFQLLASMFDAQGNYTRPFAFNLASSNGIGSFAVKITSDNSRLTGMVSGIGGPEFDLCTIGASDPAYTVLAGLGFPLGDDLKGATSKSFDIAGAMKLLYPAYEGTHAFAFEITDAKGLSARASLTLTVDPANEGPSIVGVDFNIDETQTPSADRDTEIDITAQTGIKSLDVTIDCDNLDAKELGTMGIPARFDLCNIEGFEDTNGTMHPAEDVREAISALGFPIEDAVKDKPSIRLKIDKMFTRLLTGFPGNNNFILTVTENNGLSTTKTLKYYVPAN, from the coding sequence ATGAAAACCTTTACCAAGATTCTGACGGCTGCGGCAGCGACGGCGCTGCTCGCGACCGGCTGTGTGAACGAAGATCCCGCCTATAAGAACAACGAGCCGGGCACTCCGCCCGATCCCAACGCCAAAGGCTACCTGACGCTGGCGGACATGAGCATGCGCGTCGTGGTCGACACCGATACCGAAACCCGCCCCGACGACACGTCAGACGAGACGGCGAAGCCCCAGACGCGCACCGACGAGGCGCAGCCCGACGTCGACACATTCATCATCGAAATTCGCGACGCAACGGGCAAGCTGGCGCTCCAGGAGACTTACGGCGATCTGAAGGTCTCGATCGGCGAGGCAGGCAGGCTGGAGCTTCCGGTGGGCGGCTACACGATGGAGGTCCGTTCGGAAGAGGCCGCCACGACGCCGGCAGCCGAATGGGAACACCCCGTCTATTTCGGTTCGCAGGAGTTCGTCATCGAGAAGAACCAAACCACGCCCATCAACGAGGTCGTCTGCACGCTGAACAACATCAAGGTGACGCTGATGTGTTCGAAAGACCTCGCCGACCAGCTCACCGCCGACACCAAGTCGACCGTCACGCTGGGCGAAACGACGATGACCTTCCTGAAGGATGAAACCCGCGCGGCCTACTTCATGCCGCAGGGCGAGACCAACACGCTCAAATTGCACCTCGAAGGGGCTTTCGCCGATACGCCCGACGCACCCGTCCGGATCAACAAGAGCATCTCGGGCGTCAAGGCCGGACAATGGCGCAAGCTCTCGATCGTGATCACCTACTCGGACAAGGGAGACATCAAACTGGACATCGACGTCAACGACTTCATGGAGGACGACGAAATCCCGGTCAACGATCCCGACAACCCCGGCGAACCCGGACTTCCCGTCGCCCCGACCCTCGAATGTCCGGGCTACGACCTCACGAAACCCTTCCAGCTTCTGGCCTCGATGTTCGACGCCCAGGGCAACTACACCCGGCCGTTCGCATTCAATCTCGCCTCGTCCAACGGCATCGGGTCGTTCGCGGTGAAAATCACGTCGGACAACTCCCGGCTGACCGGCATGGTGTCCGGAATCGGCGGTCCGGAATTCGACCTCTGCACAATCGGGGCGTCGGACCCCGCCTACACGGTTCTCGCAGGCCTCGGCTTCCCGCTGGGCGACGATCTCAAGGGGGCGACTTCGAAGAGTTTCGACATCGCAGGAGCCATGAAACTGCTCTATCCCGCATACGAGGGCACGCACGCATTCGCCTTCGAGATAACCGACGCCAAAGGACTTTCGGCCCGGGCGTCGCTGACGCTCACGGTCGATCCGGCCAACGAAGGCCCTTCGATTGTCGGCGTAGATTTCAATATCGACGAAACGCAAACGCCGTCCGCAGACCGCGACACGGAGATCGACATCACGGCGCAAACAGGCATCAAATCGCTCGACGTGACCATCGACTGCGACAACCTCGACGCCAAGGAACTCGGCACGATGGGCATCCCGGCCCGGTTCGATCTCTGCAATATCGAAGGCTTCGAAGATACGAACGGAACCATGCATCCGGCCGAAGATGTCCGGGAGGCGATTTCAGCCCTCGGATTCCCCATCGAGGACGCAGTCAAGGACAAACCGTCCATTCGGCTCAAGATCGACAAGATGTTCACCAGATTGCTGACAGGCTTCCCCGGCAACAACAATTTCATACTCACGGTGACGGAGAACAACGGTCTCAGCACGACCAAGACCCTGAAGTATTACGTACCGGCGAATTAA
- a CDS encoding DUF4493 domain-containing protein — translation MKKYITAALLFCAALTAACSKETAGSADTGDTGVLEMRVSATRAEADGEYDPLQRLAVRIYRASGELLRQYTAETLPSRLELLAGEYRVEVDAGEAVPASFTKRFYKGEKTFTVAAGQTTVAEVECKRQNVVAEVKFDATVSAAFGENFHAWVVAADAFDEGQVQQGGVPALNYTADGTGYFTMPEGATTLTTRFEGTHPDRGVIVREARFEGVQTGGKYSVSFRFSKDLPGFIECFVVKVDTSTDDYDDTFPFSPEPSIESDGFDMDQPQDFIPGTTSPKRYMITTMAAVKSVVIGIGDDSYEALNGTTEGVEVTRESDLSLTVTLSDAFFAGRPGGSHPVSIRVTDSAGAEATAISEYRLQGLLPIEKTDYDLWTNSLTLRALVLDPNVTTATFGLRVKDGEWSDAEGVNAGEGIYTATFTAQWKESVNAAGLTVHTPVAGTGVFAGNSYEARAALDGETVSSAEFQAAAGQVIPDGDMESGSLPCFGKSTSESTTFWGSGNAATSGLCAQSTKPGMGGSYCAKLESQSAFGLLAAGNLFSATFRFANLSGTASFGMPYQWTARPTALRLKYHATVGAVNKGTVTEEHEYIQDGQDRSRIFAVIVDWNSRHATVAGMGSPTGVWDPAKTAETAEGPVIAYGSLLIGETTPGDAMTTVEIPIEYYDRTTKPTGAYTLVISCTTSAYGDFKVGCLGNVMYVDDFEWVY, via the coding sequence ATGAAAAAATACATTACCGCCGCCCTGCTGTTCTGCGCCGCGCTGACGGCCGCCTGCTCGAAAGAGACGGCCGGGAGCGCCGACACGGGCGACACGGGTGTGCTCGAAATGCGGGTTTCGGCCACGCGGGCCGAAGCCGACGGGGAATACGACCCCTTGCAACGCCTTGCCGTACGCATCTACCGCGCGAGCGGCGAGCTGCTGCGCCAATACACCGCAGAGACGCTCCCCTCACGGCTGGAGCTGCTCGCGGGCGAATACCGCGTGGAGGTCGATGCGGGAGAAGCCGTCCCCGCGTCGTTCACCAAACGTTTCTACAAAGGCGAGAAGACCTTTACGGTGGCAGCCGGACAGACGACCGTAGCCGAAGTGGAGTGCAAACGGCAGAACGTCGTCGCCGAAGTGAAATTCGACGCCACGGTTTCCGCCGCTTTCGGCGAGAATTTCCATGCGTGGGTAGTCGCCGCCGACGCGTTCGACGAAGGGCAGGTTCAGCAGGGCGGCGTCCCGGCGCTGAACTACACGGCCGACGGCACGGGCTACTTCACCATGCCCGAGGGTGCGACCACGCTCACGACCCGCTTCGAGGGCACGCACCCCGACCGCGGCGTCATCGTCAGGGAGGCCAGATTCGAAGGCGTGCAGACCGGCGGCAAATACAGCGTCTCCTTCCGGTTCTCGAAAGACCTGCCGGGCTTCATCGAATGCTTCGTCGTCAAGGTGGACACCTCGACCGACGACTACGACGACACGTTCCCGTTCAGCCCCGAGCCGAGCATCGAAAGCGACGGTTTCGACATGGACCAGCCGCAGGATTTCATCCCCGGGACAACCTCCCCGAAACGTTACATGATAACCACGATGGCCGCCGTAAAGAGCGTCGTGATAGGCATCGGCGACGACAGCTACGAAGCGCTGAACGGCACGACCGAGGGCGTCGAGGTGACCAGGGAGAGCGACTTGAGCCTGACGGTCACCCTTTCCGACGCCTTCTTCGCAGGGCGTCCGGGCGGCAGCCATCCGGTGAGCATCCGCGTCACGGATTCGGCCGGCGCCGAAGCCACCGCCATCTCGGAATACCGTCTGCAAGGTCTTCTGCCCATTGAAAAGACGGATTACGACCTCTGGACGAACAGCCTCACGCTGCGCGCGCTGGTCCTCGATCCGAACGTCACGACGGCGACCTTCGGGCTGCGCGTCAAAGACGGCGAGTGGTCCGACGCCGAGGGCGTAAACGCCGGCGAGGGCATCTATACGGCCACGTTCACGGCCCAATGGAAGGAATCGGTCAATGCCGCGGGCCTGACCGTCCACACCCCCGTCGCAGGCACCGGCGTCTTCGCCGGCAACAGCTACGAGGCGCGGGCGGCGCTCGATGGCGAAACCGTCTCCTCGGCAGAGTTTCAGGCCGCTGCCGGGCAGGTCATCCCCGACGGGGATATGGAAAGCGGATCACTCCCCTGTTTCGGCAAAAGCACGTCGGAATCCACGACGTTCTGGGGCAGCGGCAATGCCGCAACTTCGGGACTGTGTGCGCAGTCGACCAAACCCGGCATGGGCGGCAGCTACTGCGCCAAGCTCGAATCGCAGTCGGCGTTCGGCCTGCTCGCCGCGGGCAATCTCTTCTCGGCAACGTTCCGTTTTGCGAATCTCTCGGGAACGGCCAGTTTCGGAATGCCCTACCAGTGGACAGCGCGTCCGACGGCCTTGCGGCTCAAATACCACGCCACCGTGGGCGCCGTCAATAAGGGAACCGTCACCGAAGAGCACGAATACATTCAGGACGGCCAAGACCGTTCGCGTATCTTCGCCGTTATCGTCGATTGGAACAGCCGTCACGCGACTGTCGCCGGCATGGGGTCGCCGACAGGCGTGTGGGACCCCGCCAAAACCGCCGAAACCGCCGAAGGCCCCGTCATCGCCTACGGATCGCTGCTGATCGGCGAAACCACACCAGGCGACGCGATGACGACCGTGGAGATTCCGATCGAATATTACGACAGAACGACCAAACCTACGGGTGCATATACACTCGTCATCTCCTGTACGACGAGCGCCTACGGCGACTTCAAGGTCGGTTGTCTGGGCAATGTCATGTACGTAGACGATTTCGAATGGGTATACTAA